TGCGCCAGCAGCATAAGGCAACCCGAGAGCATAAGCACCCGCCACACCAGGAACGACAGAGTGTGAGAGGGCATCACCCATCAGTGACCAGCCTTTCAGCATCAGATAAGCCGACAAGAATGCGCAAACCGCGCCGACAATCGCACTGACCCAGATCGCCTTCACCATATAATTATAGTTAAAAGGTTGCAGTAAAAGTTCCAGCATCAGGGAGTATCCTCTTTCGACTGACTCTGCGCAGGAGGATCATTTTTGGTATGGCCATAAAACACGGCAGGGCGTTCATCATCGGTGATGACGGTGACGGTACGAGGGTCATTGTCATCATGCAATGTACTGCCTGACAGGTTGATATGACGTAAGACACCACCAAATGTCATTTCGAGATTTTTCTGCGTGAAGGTCGTTTCTGTCGGGCCAGCCGCCAACACAGTCTGATTGATCAAAATCACATGGTCACAAAACTCCGGCACGCTGCCGAGGTTATGGGTAGATACCAAAATCAAGTGGCCTTCATCACGTAATGCGCGTAACAAATCAATGATGGCATTTTCTGTTTTGACGTCAACACCCGTAAAAGGCTCATCCAGCAGCAATACTGAACCTTGCTGGGCCAATGCTCGAGCCAAGAACACCCGCTTTTTTTGCCCGCCAGAAAGCTCGCCAATTTGCCGTGACCGTAACGCTGTTAATCCCACCCGTTCAATGGCTTTATCAACGATAGACTTATCTTCACGGCTCGGAATACGCAGAAAATTCATTTTGCCGTAGCGGCCCATCATGACGACATCTTCAACTAGTACGGGGAAGTTCCAGTCTACATCTTCGGTTTGCGGTACATAGGCGATAGTGTTTTGCTTCAACGCATGGCTGATGGGTTTGTGACTCAATTCTACTTTACCGACGCTGGGTTTCACGAGCCCCAT
The window above is part of the Yersinia massiliensis genome. Proteins encoded here:
- the yfeB gene encoding iron/manganese ABC transporter ATP-binding protein YfeB, with the translated sequence MNQAVFVRPELIVDDVTVTYNNGHTAIYDASFSLTGGTICALVGVNGSGKSTLFKSIMGLVKPSVGKVELSHKPISHALKQNTIAYVPQTEDVDWNFPVLVEDVVMMGRYGKMNFLRIPSREDKSIVDKAIERVGLTALRSRQIGELSGGQKKRVFLARALAQQGSVLLLDEPFTGVDVKTENAIIDLLRALRDEGHLILVSTHNLGSVPEFCDHVILINQTVLAAGPTETTFTQKNLEMTFGGVLRHINLSGSTLHDDNDPRTVTVITDDERPAVFYGHTKNDPPAQSQSKEDTP